One genomic segment of Cystobacter fuscus DSM 2262 includes these proteins:
- a CDS encoding sensor histidine kinase yields MEPTDKKPRPEHENTDQSLRQERERTDDEFSKKRDSIGEDADAVVQRARAHADMSLKVARAKADERMEQSEAPQQERQSVASERAQEDVTLRQERATSDEKLQEERKARKRALANLLRLEREATDQHLLLERERSDEALAARDDFLAMVSHDLRTLLGGIAMRAAMLVKNASADEAGQRTRRDAESIQHFTARMNRLIGDLLDVASIEAGRLSVEPRPEDAIRLVRETVEVFQPSASARGISLDSEVARDSLLARFDHERILQVLANLLSNAIKFTPEGGRISIRVEPSEAEVRFSVMNTGPGIAEENLGRIFERFWQVLASDRRGMGLGLYISKCIVEAHGGRIWAESKPDAGSTFFFTLPGARTPG; encoded by the coding sequence ATGGAGCCCACGGACAAGAAGCCGCGACCAGAGCACGAGAACACGGACCAGAGTCTTCGCCAGGAGAGGGAGAGGACCGACGACGAGTTCAGCAAGAAGCGGGACTCCATCGGAGAAGATGCGGATGCGGTCGTCCAGCGCGCGCGGGCCCATGCGGACATGTCGTTGAAGGTGGCCCGGGCAAAAGCGGATGAGAGGATGGAGCAGAGCGAGGCCCCGCAACAGGAGCGCCAGAGCGTGGCCAGTGAGCGGGCCCAGGAGGACGTGACCCTTCGGCAGGAGCGGGCCACCTCGGACGAAAAGCTCCAGGAGGAGCGCAAGGCGCGTAAACGCGCCCTGGCGAACCTCCTCCGGCTAGAACGAGAGGCGACGGACCAGCACCTCTTGCTGGAACGGGAGCGCTCGGATGAAGCCCTGGCGGCGCGAGACGACTTCCTGGCGATGGTGAGCCACGATTTGAGGACGCTGCTCGGGGGCATCGCCATGCGCGCGGCCATGCTCGTCAAAAACGCTTCCGCGGATGAGGCCGGTCAGAGAACCCGCAGAGATGCGGAGAGCATTCAACACTTCACGGCTCGAATGAACCGGCTCATCGGAGACTTGCTGGACGTGGCCAGCATCGAGGCGGGTAGGCTCTCGGTGGAACCCCGGCCAGAAGATGCGATTCGCCTTGTCCGGGAAACCGTGGAGGTGTTCCAGCCCTCCGCGTCGGCCAGGGGGATCTCGCTCGATTCGGAAGTGGCCAGGGACTCACTGCTGGCCCGCTTCGACCATGAGCGGATCCTTCAGGTGCTCGCGAATCTTCTGAGCAACGCCATCAAGTTCACTCCCGAGGGAGGCAGGATTTCGATTCGCGTCGAGCCCTCGGAAGCGGAAGTCCGGTTCTCGGTGATGAACACGGGTCCGGGTATCGCCGAGGAGAACCTGGGACGAATCTTCGAGCGCTTCTGGCAAGTCCTCGCGAGCGACAGACGCGGCATGGGCCTTGGGCTCTACATCTCCAAGTGCATCGTCGAGGCGCACGGCGGAAGGATATGGGCCGAGAGCAAGCCGGATGCGGGCAGTACCTTCTTCTTCACCCTCCCGGGGGCGCGGACCCCCGGGTAG
- a CDS encoding spermidine synthase, which yields MSDSRSKHGTRQRAARPRSPRSSATVVHEAPSPLGTVFVVDAGDLRTLRFDSPRGAIQSALRKSDPQAVPTSYVRVATAGLALTQGRSRVLVVGLGGGAFPRLLHRCLPRTRVDVVELNPVVVEVARRYFHVHEDERLHIRLGDAAHFMEERGPLYDLILLDAFAGEGTPEHLKETLFLEAVRRRLLPGGVAVLNIALEDPAKVAWRVRTFAGCFEDCAMLRGASEYINLLLVGTQEPLPPEPQFRRQLSQLAREMGFPSLTRSVVSFARARDG from the coding sequence ATGTCCGACTCGAGATCGAAGCATGGAACCCGCCAGCGGGCGGCGAGGCCGCGGAGCCCGAGGTCCTCGGCCACCGTGGTCCACGAAGCGCCCTCGCCGCTCGGGACGGTGTTCGTGGTGGACGCGGGTGACCTGCGCACGCTCCGCTTCGACAGTCCCCGGGGCGCCATCCAGAGCGCGCTGCGCAAGAGCGATCCCCAGGCGGTGCCCACGAGCTACGTGCGGGTGGCCACCGCCGGGCTCGCGCTCACCCAGGGGCGCTCGCGTGTCCTGGTGGTGGGGCTCGGGGGAGGCGCCTTCCCCCGGCTGTTGCACCGGTGTCTGCCCCGGACGCGGGTGGACGTGGTGGAGCTCAACCCCGTGGTGGTGGAGGTGGCCCGGCGCTACTTCCACGTCCACGAGGACGAGCGGCTGCACATCCGGCTCGGGGACGCGGCCCACTTCATGGAGGAGCGCGGGCCGCTCTATGATCTCATCCTGCTCGATGCGTTCGCGGGCGAGGGGACGCCGGAGCACCTGAAGGAGACGCTCTTCCTCGAGGCGGTGCGGCGCCGGTTGCTGCCGGGGGGCGTCGCCGTGCTCAACATCGCCCTGGAGGATCCGGCGAAGGTGGCGTGGCGGGTGCGGACCTTCGCCGGGTGCTTCGAGGACTGCGCGATGCTGCGCGGCGCGTCGGAGTACATCAACCTGCTCCTGGTGGGCACCCAGGAGCCCCTTCCCCCCGAGCCGCAGTTCCGGCGGCAGTTGTCCCAGCTCGCGCGCGAGATGGGGTTTCCCTCCCTGACACGCAGCGTGGTGTCCTTCGCGCGGGCTCGAGACGGGTGA
- a CDS encoding bestrophin family protein has translation MILRPRPTAWQLLYILRGTVLLLVLPKVLGISLLSCLAVLSIRMDWLHLPSSTAVPMSLLGLALSIFLGFRNNASYDRWWEARKHWGALIIELRSLARDAVALLDDGADPGTPVRGHHDARRLVHRGIAFAHALAGYLRGYDEGDNLARYLAPDELARVRASINPPDALLREMAQEFATLRRTGRLTDITWQTLNERVGGLSAVLAACERIRFTPLPFAYTVLLHRTAYLFCLLLPFGLAELLGWMAPVLAAALAYTFFGLDALGDELENPFAHVPNGLPLRALARTAERGLLEALGEPLPEPLLPQSYLLM, from the coding sequence ATGATCCTCCGTCCTCGCCCCACCGCCTGGCAATTGCTCTACATCCTGCGCGGCACGGTGCTTCTCCTCGTGCTCCCCAAGGTGCTGGGGATCTCGCTGCTGTCCTGCCTCGCGGTCTTGTCCATCCGGATGGATTGGCTCCACCTGCCCTCCAGCACGGCCGTCCCCATGTCCCTGCTGGGGCTCGCGCTCTCCATCTTCCTCGGCTTTCGCAACAACGCCAGCTACGACCGCTGGTGGGAGGCGCGCAAGCACTGGGGCGCGCTCATCATCGAGCTGCGCTCCCTGGCCCGTGATGCCGTGGCCCTGCTCGACGATGGCGCGGACCCGGGCACTCCCGTGCGAGGACACCACGACGCTCGGCGACTCGTCCACCGCGGCATCGCCTTCGCCCATGCGCTCGCCGGGTATCTGCGCGGGTACGACGAGGGCGACAACCTCGCCCGCTACCTCGCTCCCGACGAGCTGGCCCGGGTCCGGGCCAGCATCAACCCGCCGGACGCGTTGCTGCGCGAGATGGCCCAGGAGTTCGCCACCCTGCGGCGCACGGGCCGGCTCACCGACATCACCTGGCAGACCTTGAACGAGCGCGTCGGTGGGCTGTCCGCGGTGCTCGCCGCCTGTGAGCGCATCCGCTTCACCCCCCTGCCCTTCGCCTACACGGTGCTCCTGCACCGCACCGCCTACCTGTTCTGCCTGCTGCTGCCCTTCGGGCTGGCGGAGCTGCTCGGGTGGATGGCCCCGGTGCTCGCCGCCGCCCTGGCCTATACCTTCTTCGGGCTGGATGCGCTGGGAGACGAGCTGGAGAACCCCTTCGCCCACGTGCCCAACGGACTACCCCTGCGGGCCCTCGCCCGGACCGCGGAACGGGGACTGCTCGAGGCCCTGGGTGAGCCTCTTCCCGAGCCGTTGCTGCCTCAGTCCTACCTGTTGATGTGA
- a CDS encoding STAS/SEC14 domain-containing protein yields the protein MSTTDRVRFDSSRWPLLSLGFPGALSPEEYEAFLVTLGEHLERAEQKLLLLIDLRQISRMSMDQEQRQRQLAWFKTHEAHLRERILGAGIILSSPLARLALRAILAVLPLPTSVLTFSTLEEAERWVAGLLPQAGR from the coding sequence ATGTCCACCACAGACCGAGTTCGCTTCGACAGCTCGAGATGGCCCCTGCTCTCCCTCGGGTTTCCCGGGGCCCTTTCCCCCGAGGAGTACGAGGCGTTCCTCGTGACCCTGGGCGAGCACCTCGAGCGCGCCGAGCAGAAGCTCCTCCTCCTCATCGACCTGCGCCAGATCTCACGGATGTCCATGGACCAGGAGCAGCGCCAGCGTCAGTTGGCGTGGTTCAAGACGCATGAGGCCCACCTGCGCGAGCGGATCCTGGGCGCGGGAATCATCCTCTCCTCGCCCCTGGCCCGGCTGGCCCTGCGCGCCATCCTGGCGGTCCTGCCGCTGCCCACGTCCGTGCTCACCTTCTCCACCCTCGAGGAGGCCGAGCGCTGGGTGGCCGGACTCCTCCCTCAGGCGGGGCGGTAG
- a CDS encoding DUF808 domain-containing protein, with the protein MAGSSLLALIDDIATLLDDVSVMTKVAAQKTAGVLGDDLALNAQQVTGVNADRELPVVWAVAKGSMLNKAILVPTALAISAFASWAVTPLLMVGGLYLCFEGVEKLAHKFLHSAHEDEAHHKELVQAVADPKVDLVALEKEKIKGAVRTDFILSAEIIAISLGVVASAPFLTQVLALVGVAVLMTVGVYGLVGGIVKLDDGGLALVRQPGEGAWPRALRALGAGILKAAPLLMKFLSVAGTVAMFLVGGGILTHGIGPVHHAIEGATHAAGEVSGIGWLLGALVSPLANILVGLVAGALALGVVSLGSRVLRRGKEK; encoded by the coding sequence GTGGCCGGATCCAGCCTGCTCGCCCTGATCGACGACATCGCCACCCTCCTGGACGACGTGTCGGTGATGACCAAGGTGGCGGCGCAGAAGACCGCCGGGGTGCTGGGCGATGACCTGGCGCTCAATGCCCAGCAGGTCACCGGCGTCAATGCCGACCGGGAGTTGCCGGTGGTGTGGGCCGTGGCCAAGGGCTCGATGCTGAACAAGGCCATCCTGGTGCCCACGGCGCTGGCCATCAGCGCCTTCGCGTCCTGGGCGGTGACGCCGCTGTTGATGGTGGGCGGTCTCTACCTCTGCTTCGAGGGCGTCGAGAAGCTGGCGCACAAGTTCCTGCATAGCGCGCACGAGGACGAGGCCCATCACAAGGAGCTGGTCCAGGCCGTGGCCGATCCGAAGGTGGATCTCGTGGCGCTCGAGAAGGAGAAGATCAAGGGCGCGGTGCGCACCGACTTCATCCTCTCGGCGGAGATCATCGCGATTTCTCTGGGCGTCGTGGCCAGCGCGCCCTTCTTGACCCAGGTGTTGGCGCTGGTGGGCGTGGCCGTGCTGATGACCGTGGGCGTCTATGGACTGGTGGGAGGCATCGTCAAGCTCGACGACGGGGGGCTCGCGCTGGTCCGCCAGCCGGGCGAGGGCGCCTGGCCGCGGGCCCTGCGCGCTCTGGGCGCGGGTATCCTCAAGGCGGCGCCGTTGCTGATGAAGTTCCTGTCGGTCGCCGGCACCGTGGCCATGTTCCTCGTGGGTGGAGGTATCCTCACGCACGGCATCGGCCCGGTGCACCACGCGATCGAGGGTGCGACCCACGCCGCGGGCGAGGTGTCCGGTATCGGGTGGCTGCTGGGGGCGCTCGTGTCGCCGCTGGCCAACATCCTGGTGGGCCTTGTCGCCGGAGCGCTGGCGCTGGGCGTGGTGAGCCTGGGCTCGCGCGTGCTGAGGCGTGGCAAGGAGAAGTGA
- a CDS encoding radical SAM protein gives MSGPRPTVSWNIVGGCNYRCTYCVQKHMPGIGGPTDAQLEAALATLTALPGSWEFKISGGEPFLLKRLPEVARRLAEAGHKVSLLTNLSAPLRVLATFIEAAGEQLRTFSCSLHREEVEEAEFLEKARAVKELLARWPRATFVVNGVVVPGQVREVAASRERFERAGIKFYPQLMRVDGKPAEYGWVERWRIDRAFGDMVSPSRMNRGYALKGRLCHAGSKYFIIHPKGDAFSCYPGKRFGDGHLGNVFDGTLKLWDAPRPCHYEVCPCTVPQNRGIIEGFGGGAGEDAVGF, from the coding sequence ATGAGCGGTCCACGCCCCACGGTGAGCTGGAACATCGTCGGCGGGTGCAACTACCGCTGCACGTACTGCGTGCAGAAGCACATGCCGGGCATTGGAGGGCCCACGGACGCGCAGCTCGAGGCGGCACTGGCCACACTCACGGCGCTGCCGGGCAGCTGGGAGTTCAAGATTTCCGGCGGAGAGCCCTTCCTGCTCAAGCGGCTGCCGGAGGTGGCGCGGCGCCTGGCGGAGGCGGGACACAAGGTGTCGCTGCTCACCAACCTGTCGGCCCCCCTGCGCGTCCTCGCCACCTTCATCGAGGCGGCGGGAGAGCAGCTGCGCACCTTCTCGTGCTCGCTGCACCGCGAGGAGGTGGAGGAGGCGGAGTTCCTCGAGAAGGCGCGGGCGGTGAAGGAGCTGCTCGCCCGGTGGCCACGCGCCACCTTCGTCGTCAACGGCGTGGTGGTGCCCGGACAGGTGCGGGAGGTGGCCGCCAGCCGCGAGCGCTTCGAGCGGGCGGGCATCAAGTTCTACCCCCAGCTCATGCGGGTGGACGGCAAGCCCGCCGAGTACGGCTGGGTGGAGCGCTGGCGCATCGACCGGGCCTTCGGGGACATGGTCTCCCCATCGAGGATGAATCGCGGCTACGCGCTCAAGGGCCGCCTGTGCCACGCGGGCAGCAAGTACTTCATCATCCACCCCAAGGGTGATGCATTCTCCTGCTACCCCGGCAAGCGCTTCGGGGACGGGCACCTGGGCAACGTCTTCGACGGGACGCTGAAGCTGTGGGACGCGCCCCGGCCCTGCCACTACGAGGTGTGCCCCTGCACGGTGCCGCAGAATCGGGGCATCATCGAGGGCTTCGGCGGCGGGGCCGGAGAAGACGCCGTCGGCTTCTGA
- a CDS encoding radical SAM/SPASM domain-containing protein, producing the protein MKNPNLMRERLKGYLERRPRTGPETVHLDITNACNLDCITCWNYAPDLAQAKPVAWKRQRMDAATFHRMVHECADAGAERIVISGGGEPFTHPDIYTFIGAVKARGLRLTVISNGTLCDWERVRALGVDQMLLNMASASAETYVAYHPNQPPETFHRLLEGVRTVRDVTAVNLVQVINRVNYRELPQMVRLAHDVGARSSFKVGDVPRGTEHHALTAEQRQQILGELIPEARKRAKALKVKHNLDAYEAQLSGKWPSGQETGCFAGYLYSRVYVDGRVFFCCEHIEAGHVKDGAFQDVWRAPAYEAVRERLHRGEYYPGCARCGKHDMNFAASRDLREMLEEGELP; encoded by the coding sequence ATGAAGAACCCGAACCTGATGCGCGAGCGCCTCAAGGGCTACCTGGAGCGCCGGCCTCGCACCGGCCCGGAGACGGTCCACCTGGACATCACCAACGCGTGCAACCTGGACTGCATCACCTGCTGGAACTACGCGCCGGACCTGGCGCAGGCCAAGCCGGTGGCGTGGAAGCGGCAGCGGATGGACGCGGCCACCTTCCACCGCATGGTGCACGAGTGCGCCGACGCGGGCGCCGAGCGCATCGTCATCAGCGGCGGTGGCGAGCCCTTCACCCACCCGGACATCTACACCTTCATCGGCGCGGTGAAGGCGCGCGGCCTGCGGCTCACCGTCATCTCCAATGGGACGTTGTGTGATTGGGAGCGGGTGCGGGCGCTGGGCGTGGACCAGATGCTGCTCAACATGGCCTCCGCCTCCGCGGAGACCTATGTGGCCTACCACCCCAACCAGCCCCCGGAGACCTTCCATCGGTTGCTCGAAGGCGTGCGCACGGTGCGCGACGTCACCGCCGTGAACCTGGTGCAGGTCATCAACCGGGTGAACTACCGGGAGCTGCCCCAGATGGTGCGGCTCGCGCACGACGTGGGCGCGCGCTCGTCCTTCAAGGTGGGCGACGTGCCCCGGGGCACCGAACACCACGCGCTCACCGCCGAGCAGCGGCAGCAGATTCTCGGCGAACTCATCCCCGAGGCGCGCAAGCGGGCCAAGGCGCTGAAGGTGAAACACAACCTGGACGCGTACGAGGCCCAGTTGTCGGGCAAGTGGCCCTCGGGACAGGAGACGGGGTGCTTCGCGGGCTACCTCTACAGCCGCGTCTACGTGGACGGGCGCGTCTTCTTCTGCTGCGAGCACATCGAGGCGGGGCACGTGAAGGACGGTGCCTTCCAGGACGTGTGGCGCGCGCCGGCGTACGAGGCGGTGCGCGAACGGCTGCACCGGGGTGAGTACTACCCGGGCTGCGCGCGCTGCGGAAAACACGACATGAACTTCGCGGCGTCGAGGGACCTGCGCGAGATGCTCGAGGAGGGAGAGCTGCCATGA
- a CDS encoding glycosyltransferase, protein MGAPRFVFYAVNGLGLGHVTRLVSIARALRRLSPECEVLFLTSSEADHVIYREGFAAVKLPSKSIRERCGLRKGHYLKLVQTVTWNTISAFDPDVLVVDTYPTGSFEELIPVLRWRQKNVFVFREQRAEVAGSELLQASLRLYDRILIPHEDVAQVGPLPEPAKALAVGPILIRERHELPDRARAREALGLPRDGTLLYASFGGGGDPEAARALTLTAQVARELPGVRLVVGAGPLWREQPPALEGAVVLQGRYPALDFLPAFDAAVTAAGYNAVHELLYAGIPSVFVPFARMVDDQDKRVREVEDAGAGLACLPLTREGLTRAVRELMKPEVRQRLGARARETVARNGAEPAARALLELLP, encoded by the coding sequence ATGGGCGCGCCCCGCTTCGTCTTCTACGCCGTCAACGGCCTGGGGCTGGGCCACGTCACGCGCCTGGTGTCCATCGCCCGGGCGCTGCGCCGGCTCTCGCCGGAGTGCGAGGTGCTCTTCCTCACCTCGTCCGAGGCGGACCACGTCATCTACCGCGAGGGCTTCGCCGCGGTGAAGCTGCCCTCGAAATCCATCCGCGAGCGCTGTGGCCTGCGCAAGGGCCACTACCTCAAGCTGGTGCAGACGGTGACGTGGAACACGATCTCCGCGTTCGATCCGGACGTGCTGGTGGTGGACACCTACCCCACCGGCTCCTTCGAGGAGCTCATTCCGGTGCTGCGCTGGCGCCAGAAGAACGTCTTCGTCTTCCGGGAGCAGCGGGCCGAGGTGGCGGGCTCCGAGCTGCTCCAGGCCTCGCTGCGGCTGTATGACCGGATCCTCATCCCCCACGAGGACGTGGCCCAGGTGGGGCCGCTGCCCGAGCCCGCCAAGGCCCTGGCCGTGGGCCCCATCCTCATCCGCGAGCGCCACGAGCTGCCAGACCGGGCCCGGGCACGCGAGGCGCTCGGACTGCCGCGGGACGGCACCCTGCTCTACGCCTCTTTCGGCGGCGGTGGAGACCCCGAGGCCGCCCGGGCACTGACGCTCACGGCCCAGGTGGCGCGGGAGCTGCCCGGGGTGCGACTGGTGGTGGGCGCGGGTCCCCTGTGGCGCGAGCAGCCACCCGCGCTGGAGGGAGCGGTGGTGCTCCAGGGCCGCTACCCCGCGCTGGACTTCCTGCCGGCCTTCGACGCGGCGGTGACGGCGGCCGGCTACAACGCCGTCCACGAGTTGCTGTACGCGGGCATCCCCTCCGTCTTCGTGCCCTTCGCGCGGATGGTGGACGATCAGGACAAGCGCGTGCGCGAGGTGGAGGACGCGGGGGCGGGCCTGGCGTGCCTGCCGCTGACGCGCGAGGGGCTCACCCGCGCGGTGCGCGAGCTGATGAAGCCGGAGGTGCGCCAACGCCTGGGCGCGAGGGCTCGCGAGACGGTGGCGCGCAATGGCGCGGAGCCCGCGGCGCGGGCACTGCTGGAGTTGCTCCCATGA
- a CDS encoding tetratricopeptide repeat protein — protein sequence MKQTKSLSLVVILLLAPVALAQGGGRSPQQSAGKTAARALEVYEQGKRLYDAKDYAGALERFDQAAAIEPDKARWQYNRGLALRKLDRFTEAREALLQSRTLDPAYKRAEIDDKLREMGFSPTPPPSTPASEPPDPSVSTPPAPPPELSVVLREETSKKPANPVWALCPYAGMALLFFLLIRWKLSKAKPLQDPHRASTSTLQPRSEELAPLEERLKQVAASLVQVEHALRLKEDADLRALLNQATMAEQNAWQSIADFRKGTASRSAVTRRLDKAHEAAEAAVAHARGLFGEQAFLPEGERVGCYFCARPLANPSFRMQVPLKRGSQVTHVLACPPCANMAAAGQPPPVTVQRLGNGQTQHWSELRGYDPYTHRHQPYPDMSTVPAWQYTPERSLGEVAAMAAGGALATGLAAYGVSQLLDLDSASEAAAAQAATQAAAKQASERREERDWKDHS from the coding sequence TTGAAGCAAACGAAGAGCCTGTCGCTGGTGGTGATCCTCCTGCTGGCTCCCGTGGCGCTGGCACAGGGGGGCGGTAGGAGCCCGCAGCAATCCGCGGGGAAGACGGCCGCGCGGGCTCTCGAGGTGTACGAGCAGGGCAAGCGCCTCTACGACGCGAAGGACTACGCGGGCGCCCTCGAGCGCTTCGATCAGGCCGCGGCCATCGAGCCCGACAAGGCGCGCTGGCAGTACAACCGGGGCCTCGCCCTGCGCAAGCTCGACCGCTTCACGGAGGCCCGCGAGGCCCTGCTCCAATCGCGCACCCTGGACCCGGCCTACAAGCGGGCGGAGATCGACGACAAGCTGCGGGAGATGGGCTTCTCGCCGACACCGCCGCCGAGCACGCCCGCGAGTGAGCCCCCGGATCCGTCCGTCAGCACGCCCCCCGCTCCGCCGCCCGAGCTTTCCGTTGTCCTTCGAGAAGAGACGTCAAAAAAGCCGGCCAACCCCGTGTGGGCTCTCTGTCCCTACGCCGGGATGGCCCTCCTGTTCTTCCTGTTGATCCGCTGGAAGCTGTCGAAAGCGAAGCCCCTTCAGGACCCGCACCGAGCCTCTACCTCCACCCTCCAGCCCCGGAGCGAGGAACTCGCGCCGCTGGAGGAACGGCTGAAGCAGGTCGCGGCCTCGCTCGTCCAGGTGGAGCATGCCTTGCGGCTGAAGGAGGATGCCGACCTGCGGGCACTGCTCAACCAGGCCACGATGGCCGAGCAGAACGCCTGGCAATCGATAGCGGATTTCCGGAAGGGAACCGCGTCGCGGTCCGCCGTGACGCGCCGGCTCGACAAGGCACACGAGGCAGCGGAGGCGGCGGTGGCCCATGCGCGCGGCCTCTTTGGCGAGCAGGCCTTCCTGCCCGAGGGCGAGCGCGTGGGTTGTTACTTCTGCGCACGCCCGCTGGCCAACCCGTCCTTCCGGATGCAGGTGCCCCTCAAGCGGGGCTCACAGGTCACGCACGTGCTCGCGTGCCCCCCTTGCGCGAACATGGCCGCGGCGGGCCAGCCTCCTCCCGTGACGGTGCAGCGGTTGGGCAATGGCCAGACCCAGCACTGGAGCGAGCTGCGCGGGTACGATCCCTACACCCATCGCCACCAGCCCTATCCGGACATGAGCACGGTGCCCGCCTGGCAGTACACGCCGGAGCGCTCACTCGGCGAGGTGGCGGCGATGGCCGCGGGAGGCGCGCTGGCGACGGGACTGGCGGCCTACGGGGTGAGCCAGTTGCTGGACCTCGACAGCGCGAGCGAGGCGGCGGCGGCCCAGGCCGCGACCCAGGCCGCGGCGAAGCAGGCCAGTGAGCGCCGCGAGGAGCGCGACTGGAAGGATCACTCCTGA